The following is a genomic window from bacterium.
GTGACGATTCAGGCGCAGATCATCGAGTTGATGCGCGAGCTGCAGCGGGACTTCGGGACGTCGATCATCATGATCACCCACAACCTCGGGGTGGTCGCGGAGATGTGCGACAACGTCGTCGTGATGTACGCCGGCCGGCCGGTCGAACACACCGACATCAAACGGACCTTTAAGGAACCCAAACACCCGTACACCTGGGGCCTGCTGCACTCCGTCCCGAAGCTGTACGTACGGCAGGAGCGGCTGGTCCCGATCGAGGGACAACCCCCGAGCCTGATCGACCTGCCGCCGGGGTGTTCGTTCGCCCCGCGGTGCCCGTTCGCCATGGAGGTCTGCGTGCAGGTCGATCCGCCTGACCTGACCGTGTCCCCCGGGCACACGGCGAAGTGCTGGCTGTACTCGGACAAGGCGACGGAGAAGGAGAAGGAAGCCGCCGCGGCGGCGGGCCTGGCGGCGTCGTTGAGCTCGTCCACGTAGTTCGCATCCCGGACGGGGTGGGGGGGACGGATGGCAGCGAACAGCGAGATTCTCCTGGAGGTCAAGAACCTCCGCAAGTACTACCCGGTGACGAAGGGGTTCATCTTCCAGCGCCAGGTGGGGGCCGTCAAAGCGGTCGACGATATCAGCTTCTTCATCCGGAAGGGCGAGACCCTCGGGCTGGTGGGGGAGTCCGGGTGCGGCAAGACCACCACGGGCCGGGTGATCCTCCGGCTCCAGGAGCCGACCCAAGGGGAAGCGCTCTTCGAGGGACGGGACATCTTCAAGCTCCGGAAGGAAGAGCTCCGCCGGCTCCGTCGGGACATGCAGATCATCTTCCAGGATCCGTACTCCTCGCTCAACCCGCGGATGACCGTCGGGGACATCATCGGCGAGCCGCTGGAGATCCACAAACTCGCCCGCGGGAAGGAAAAGGTCCGGCGCGTTCAGGAGCTGCTCGAGGTCGTCGGCCTCTCCCCGTACCATGCCAACCGCTACCCCCACGAGTTCAGCGGCGGCCAGCGGCAGCGGATCGGGATCGCCCGGGCGCTCGCGGTCAACCCCAAGCTGATCATCGCCGATGAGCCGGTCTCCGCGCTCGACGTCAGCATCCAGGCGCAGGTGCTCAACCTCCTGGAGGAGCTGCAGAAAGAGTTCGGGCTGACCTACCTGTTCATCGCGCACGACCTCTCGGTGGTGAAGCACATCAGCGACCGGATCGCCGTGATGTACCTCGGGAAGATCGTGGAGCTGGCCGCGACCGAGGACCTGTTCAGCACCCCCCAGCATCCCTACACCGAGGCGCTGCTCTCCGCGGTGCCGATCCCGAACCCGGAACTGCGCCGGGAGCGCATCATTCTGCCGGGGGACGTGCCGAGCCCCATCAACCCGCCCTCGGGGTGCCGGTTCCACACCCGGTGCCTGTACGCCGAGCCGAGGTGCAAGGTGGACGAGCCGGAGTTCCTTGACGACGGCCGCGGGCACTTTACCGCCTGCCACGTCATGCCGTTCAAGACCCAGCGCAGCAAGGCCGCGGTGCTGCCCCGGCAGGCGGTGAACCCCTAAGTGAACCTCCCGCGGGGGTTCTCCGTATTCTCGGGGACCAATCGATGTCGCTTTTGCTTCGGGTTGGGGCATGTCTAGGATACGCATCACTTCGGGGGGCGGAGACCGATGAGGAGCCAGCGGCTGGGGGCGTTGTGTCTGGTCGGCGTATTGTTCGTGCTGACCCTGGGCACCGGTGCGCGCGGGGCCAGCGAACCCGTCAAGAATCCGGATACGTTCGTCACGCTGCGGTACGGGGATCCCGAAAGCCTCGACCCGGCCTGGGCCTACGACACGGCGAGCACCGAGATCGTCTACCCCAACGTCTACGAGGCGCTGATCGGCTACGACGGCACCGTCCTCTCGCACTACGTGCCGATGCTCGCCACGGCGGTCCCCTCGCTGGCCAACCATCTGGTCAGCGCCGACGGGCTGACGTACACCTTCCCGATCCGGACGGGCGTGAAGTTCCACGACGGCACGACGATGACGCCCGAGGACGTGCGGTACTCGATGCTCCGGTTCATGCTGCAGGATCGGGACGGCGGGCCGTCCTGGCTGCTGCTGACCCCGCTGCTCGGGGTGGCCAGCACCCGCGACTCCGCGGGAAAGATCGTCGTCACCTACGAGCAGGCGGCCAAGGCCGTGGCCGTGCAGGGGGACAACGTGGTCTTCCACCTGGCGCATCCCTATGGGGCGTTCTTGAGCATTATGGCGGCGTGGTCGTTCGTGCTGCCCAAAGCCTGGGCGGCGGCGCACGGCGATTGGGACGGCAACCCGGCCACCTGGCAGAAGTACAACAACCCCAAGCTGCAGGACCGCTACGAGTTCGACCACATGAACGGCACCGGGCCGTTCACGCTGGAGTCGTGGGACCGGCAGTCGAAGCAGATCCTCCTCACCCGAAACGCCGCGTACTGGAGAAAGCCGGCCCGCCTGGCCCGGGTGGTGATCCGCAACGTCTCGGAGTTCACCACCCGGCGGCTGGCGCTCCAGCAGGGAGACGCCGACCTCGTCGCGGTGGACCGGTCGGACCAGAGCAAAGTGGAGGGGCTGCCCGGGGTGAAAATTGAGGACAACCTGCCATTGCTCGTCCTCCAGGTGCTGCAGTTCAACTGGAAGATCGACGCCACCGGCAATCCCGATGTGGGCAGCGGGAAGCTCGACGGGAACGGGATCCCGCCGGATTTCTTCAGCGACGTCCACGTCCGCCGCGCCTTCGCCTACGCCTTCGACTACGGGACCTTCATCCGGGATGCGTACCGGGGAAAGGCCATCCAGCCAAACGGTCCGATCATCCAGGGGCTCCTCGGGTACACCCCAACCGCCCCAGTGGTCGCGTTCGATATCGCCAAGGCGACCCAGGAGTTCAAGGAAGCCTGGGGAGGGAAGCTCTGGGACGCCGGGTTCAAGTTTACGCTGACGTACAACACGGGGAACTCGGCACGCCAGATCGCCTCCGAGATCATCAAGGACAAGGTGCAGGCCATCAACCCGAAATTCAAGATCGACGTCCGGAACATCCAGTGGTCGACGTTCCTCGGGGCCACCCGGGCGCACAAGGGGACCCTCTACGCGCTGGGGTGGGCGGTCGACTATCCCGACCCCGACGATTTCGCGGCGCCGTTCATGGACAGCCGGGGGACCTACCCCCCGGAAAACAGCTATAGCAACCCCGAAGCCGACAAACTGGTGAAGGAAGGCGCCGAGGCCACCGATCCCGCAAAGCGGAAGGCGATCTACGAGCAGCTGACCAAGGTGTCTTCCAATGACGTCCCCTACATCTACGAGGCGCAGCCGACTGGTTTTGCGGTGATGCGGTCGTGGGTGCGGGGATGGTACTACAACGCCGTGATCATCCAAGACTACTACCCATTGTTCAAGCAGTAGCACACGTCGGCGGGCCGGCCCCGGGTGGGCCGGCCCGCACCGCCGATGATCGCCTTCATATTTCGCCGGCTGCTCCTCCTCCCATTCGTCGCCCTGGGCGTGTCGCTGCTGATCTTTTCCCTGACGCAGTTCCTGACCCCGGCGATGCGGGCCAGCCTCTACATCCACGACCCAAAACAGCTGGCGGCGCTGCCGGAGATCATCCGGAAATACCACCTCGATCAACCCGTCTACGTCCAGTACGGAGGGTGGCTCGCCCAGATCGCGCACGGGGATCTCGGCTGGAGCGAGACGGCGCGGGAGCCCGTCGCCGACGCGATCCGCGGCTACTTCCCCGCGACCTTTGAGCTCGGCCTCTACTCGTTCCTCTGCATCCTCGGGTTCGGCATCTGGCTGGGGACCCAATCGGCGGTGCACAAGGACCGGATCATCGATCACCTCAGCCGGTTCACGTCGATCAGCGGGGCCTCGCTGCCGACGTTCGTCTGGGGCCTGCTGCTGCTGATGGTGTTCTACGGCCACTTCGGCTGGTTTGCGCCGGGGCGGCTCTCGCTCGACGCCGACCTGTTCGTGCACAGCCCCCGATTTCACGCATTTACCGGCCTCATGACCATCGACGCGGTGCTGAACGGCCAGTGGTGGGTGTTCTGGGATGCGGTGCGCCACCTGGTGCTGCCGGTGGCGACGCTGACCTACTACCTCACGGCCGTGCTCGTCCGGATCACCCGCTCCTCGATGCTGGAGACCTTGGCCGCCGACTACGTCCGCACCGCCCGGGCGAAGGGGCTGGCGCAGCACGTGGTCGTCGACAAGCACGCCCGCCGGAACGCCC
Proteins encoded in this region:
- a CDS encoding ABC transporter ATP-binding protein; this translates as MAANSEILLEVKNLRKYYPVTKGFIFQRQVGAVKAVDDISFFIRKGETLGLVGESGCGKTTTGRVILRLQEPTQGEALFEGRDIFKLRKEELRRLRRDMQIIFQDPYSSLNPRMTVGDIIGEPLEIHKLARGKEKVRRVQELLEVVGLSPYHANRYPHEFSGGQRQRIGIARALAVNPKLIIADEPVSALDVSIQAQVLNLLEELQKEFGLTYLFIAHDLSVVKHISDRIAVMYLGKIVELAATEDLFSTPQHPYTEALLSAVPIPNPELRRERIILPGDVPSPINPPSGCRFHTRCLYAEPRCKVDEPEFLDDGRGHFTACHVMPFKTQRSKAAVLPRQAVNP
- a CDS encoding ABC transporter substrate-binding protein produces the protein MRSQRLGALCLVGVLFVLTLGTGARGASEPVKNPDTFVTLRYGDPESLDPAWAYDTASTEIVYPNVYEALIGYDGTVLSHYVPMLATAVPSLANHLVSADGLTYTFPIRTGVKFHDGTTMTPEDVRYSMLRFMLQDRDGGPSWLLLTPLLGVASTRDSAGKIVVTYEQAAKAVAVQGDNVVFHLAHPYGAFLSIMAAWSFVLPKAWAAAHGDWDGNPATWQKYNNPKLQDRYEFDHMNGTGPFTLESWDRQSKQILLTRNAAYWRKPARLARVVIRNVSEFTTRRLALQQGDADLVAVDRSDQSKVEGLPGVKIEDNLPLLVLQVLQFNWKIDATGNPDVGSGKLDGNGIPPDFFSDVHVRRAFAYAFDYGTFIRDAYRGKAIQPNGPIIQGLLGYTPTAPVVAFDIAKATQEFKEAWGGKLWDAGFKFTLTYNTGNSARQIASEIIKDKVQAINPKFKIDVRNIQWSTFLGATRAHKGTLYALGWAVDYPDPDDFAAPFMDSRGTYPPENSYSNPEADKLVKEGAEATDPAKRKAIYEQLTKVSSNDVPYIYEAQPTGFAVMRSWVRGWYYNAVIIQDYYPLFKQ
- a CDS encoding ABC transporter permease translates to MIAFIFRRLLLLPFVALGVSLLIFSLTQFLTPAMRASLYIHDPKQLAALPEIIRKYHLDQPVYVQYGGWLAQIAHGDLGWSETAREPVADAIRGYFPATFELGLYSFLCILGFGIWLGTQSAVHKDRIIDHLSRFTSISGASLPTFVWGLLLLMVFYGHFGWFAPGRLSLDADLFVHSPRFHAFTGLMTIDAVLNGQWWVFWDAVRHLVLPVATLTYYLTAVLVRITRSSMLETLAADYVRTARAKGLAQHVVVDKHARRNALIPVITLAGLLFVGLLSGVVITETVFNFPGIGRWGVGASQQLDIPAVTGFALIFAGLLVLGNLCADVLYAVVDPRIRLH